In Methanoregula sp., a single window of DNA contains:
- a CDS encoding gas vesicle protein, translated as MEATRERKTTLIDLLDRILDKGAVIDADVIITVSGVPLIGLKLRAMLASIETMIEYGMWADWDKAIRAAASEEEKKKLAQEIALLQGETPLFQCAVSYWQSAGACPAWTYGTLTLTDAAIRIHQREPLACLVAVRFEDLAGYSLEYGAISTAAEPTGYLHLVQTDGSVSVLHPDTPEQVISCISAEMNRRKLRWAPVECRARMPENYRKCVAKET; from the coding sequence ATGGAAGCGACTCGTGAACGGAAAACGACCCTTATCGACCTGCTTGACCGGATACTTGATAAAGGGGCAGTCATTGATGCAGATGTGATCATCACGGTCTCGGGAGTTCCCCTCATCGGGCTCAAATTGCGGGCGATGTTAGCGAGCATCGAGACGATGATCGAGTACGGAATGTGGGCGGACTGGGACAAAGCGATCCGTGCTGCTGCAAGCGAAGAAGAGAAGAAAAAACTCGCACAGGAAATCGCCCTGCTGCAAGGCGAAACGCCCTTGTTCCAATGCGCTGTTTCATACTGGCAGTCTGCCGGTGCCTGCCCGGCATGGACTTACGGCACCCTCACCCTCACTGATGCTGCGATCCGAATCCACCAGAGAGAGCCGTTAGCATGCCTTGTTGCCGTCCGGTTCGAAGATCTTGCCGGGTATTCGCTCGAATACGGCGCGATATCGACAGCCGCTGAACCCACCGGGTATCTCCACCTCGTTCAAACGGATGGCTCGGTCAGTGTGCTGCACCCGGATACCCCGGAGCAGGTGATCTCCTGTATCAGTGCAGAGATGAACCGGAGAAAACTCCGGTGGGCCCCCGTGGAGTGTCGTGCCCGGATGCCGGAGAATTACCGGAAATGTGTAGCAAAAGAGACTTGA